A genomic window from Aquila chrysaetos chrysaetos chromosome 9, bAquChr1.4, whole genome shotgun sequence includes:
- the TCTN1 gene encoding tectonic-1 produces the protein MAAALRLGAVFFLLLPLRAAEPSVELAASAASPAAPPEIRAAARARTRSRPAPVTDVAKLCVCDLLVAQCDVNCCCDPDCSAADFSLFTTCSVPIVTGDSHLCSQKAATYSLDVEADPPERIFKLIDQVNPSVFCIHATNYKQALSFSSPEIPTSENFDQLLKQFGSASFSAEPDSWNMNTDAQNPSDANETCRYKYGVPIQTVDAFLRLPSPVVSSWCSDVNPAGFLVNQATKCTRSVSVEKCGNIQAVSMLFYINSSILAVPKSSQMVNITVQSIVVQSLNGMRTLLNGSDVLRLPLILDELCINIVLGVSYHITYTDAGEIIEAAASFVLGAINKEVLSIQQSFEISFTQVNTKPVPLSGNPGYVVGLPVRAGFRPQGSGIIQNTNKYSQLTILQSTSNQDCLAAQGTRTPILFGYNMISGCKLRITADMKCQPLTQTLLDLLKGQSFPEYVASFGNSQAQDVLDWVPITHLHTSEQSSCQIPVSLEIEVKWTKYGSLVNPQARIVNVTATIATTTAKQLPSGRERTIPIISSVVFTDSSSPAEPGYKAWPTINAKLPFDFFFPFV, from the exons TTGCCAAGCTGTGTGTTTGTGATCTGTTGGTGGCACAGTGTGATGTAAATTGCTGCTGTGACCCTGATTGCAGTGCAGCAGATTTCAGTCTCTTCACTACATGCTCAGTTCCTATTGTCAC AGGTGACAGCCATCTTTGTAGTCAGAAAGCTGCTACATATTCACTTGATGTTGAAGCAGACCCACCAGAAAggatatttaaattaattgacCAAGTCAATCCCAGTGTTTTCTGCATTCATGCTACAAATT ATAAACAAGCACTGTCCTTCAGTTCCCCTGAAATACctacttctgaaaattttgatCAGTTGCTTAAACAGTTTGGAAGTGCTTCCTTCAGTGCTGAGCCTGACAGCTGGAATATGAACACAGATGCTCAAAATCCTTCTGATGCAAATGAAACTTGCAGATACAAG TATGGTGTTCCTATACAGACAGTGGATGCATTTCTAAGACTACCTAGTCCTGTTGTCTCCTCTTGGTGCTCTGATGTGAATCCTGCAG GGTTTTTAGTAAACCAGGCTACAAAATGCACTAGATCAGTAAGTGTGGAAAAATGTGGCAACATTCAAGCAGTTAGCATGCTGTTCTATATCAACTCCAGCATTTTAGCA GTGCCCAAATCAAGTCAGATG gttaACATTACTGTCCAGTCCATAGTTGTCCAGTCTCTGAATGGAATGCGGACTTTACTTAATGGTAGTGATGTCCTCAGGCTCCCTTTGATTTTGGATGAACTGTGCATAAATATAGTTCTTGGG gtGAGTTATCACATTACATACACAGATGCAGGAGAAATAATCgaagcagctgcttcttttgtCTTGGGGGCAATTAACAAAGAAGTACTTTCAATACAGCAGAGCTTTGAAATCAGCTTTACTCAG GTAAATACAAAGCCAGTTCCTCTCAGTGGTAATCCTGGTTATGTTGTTGGACTGCCCGTAAGAGCAGGCTTCAGGCCACAAGG ATCTGGCATCATTCAGAATACTAACAAATACAGTCAACTTACCATTCTGCAAAGTACATCCAACCAGGATTGTCTGGCAGCACAGGGAACCAGAACCCCAATATTATTTGGTTATAACATGATATCAGGCTGTAAGTTACG aattACAGCAGATATGAAATGCCAGCCCTTGACTCAGACCCTCCTAGATTTACTGAAGGGACAAAGCTTTCCTGAATATGTGGCCTCATTTGGAAATTCTCAAGCCCAGGATGTGCTCGACTGGGTGCCAATAACTCACCTCCACACCTCAGAACAG AGCTCATGCCAAATACCAGTATCTCTTGAAATAGAAGTGAAGTGGACTAAATATGGATCCCTAGTCAATCCACAAGCCAGAATAGTGAATGTTACAGCAACAATCGCTACCACCACAGCAAAGCAG CTTCCCTCAGGAAGGGAAAGGACTATTCCTATAATAAGTTCTGTTGTTTTCACTGATAGTTCTTCACCTGCAGAGCCAGGCTATAAAGCTTGGCCCACCATTAATGCCAAGTTAccctttgattttttctttccatttgtctAA